A window from Bacteroidales bacterium encodes these proteins:
- a CDS encoding HD domain-containing protein, whose translation MLDNQKWYNYSFDCNNPSIQGCLTPLQIVSQNNQPIINGDTLSVLNDKLVKTFKTGVAKNIGVTNIGQQIVNVHSVFRPNYQTIILEKEFKKGRFLKQKNLYALDNTFEVNSTFLDSDSCGWISTSQGLIKISADYIRSQNNTRPSLYILSIATQDGDKIHPLYNGIIPETVNTISEFKIKHCRTIEITLSSLDDFNWKNLTYSIKIKGTESKWKEWTTNSKFILSDLNPGRYIVIAKVRNVYDFESPELKFTFNIVPDFFQTKFTRISLIVLVLLSFLSFYQWRNYRHALERFKLESIINRRTEELVREKEKTDNLLARVLPRETANELKETGKVTTQRFKIVTVLFSDIQGFTKITDELNPENLIDQLDKFFLYFDSVVEKYRIEKIKTIGDAYMCAGGIPHKNRTNPVEVVLAAIEMLYFMREINRQHNPGQNIWDLRIGIDSGPVIAGVVGRNKLSYDIWGSTVNTASRMESSGEVGKINISGNTHMLVQDYFLCTYRGKMPIKNKGDIEMYFVDGIKPSLASNLDCFKPNNDFQIQLQFLRFGDLEEFILEKLEKGLPKDLYYHNLKHTVDVYTQVELIGRSENVSLEEQLLLQTAALFHDAGHLIDYDTHEEMGVKLAREILPEYQYAERQIEIISDLIMITKLPPKPKNLLEAIMCDADLDYLGRTDFIPVSNMLYKELHEHGKIGTIQEWNELQIKFIEKHQYFTNTARKLRNVNKNSQLENIKKWIEKNKL comes from the coding sequence ATGTTGGATAATCAAAAATGGTATAATTATTCTTTTGACTGTAATAACCCTTCAATCCAAGGTTGTTTAACTCCGTTGCAAATCGTTTCTCAAAATAATCAGCCTATTATAAATGGTGATACACTCTCAGTATTGAATGATAAATTAGTTAAAACTTTCAAAACGGGGGTTGCGAAGAATATTGGAGTAACGAACATCGGGCAGCAAATAGTTAATGTTCATTCGGTGTTTCGCCCAAATTACCAAACAATAATTCTAGAAAAGGAATTTAAAAAAGGACGCTTTTTAAAACAAAAAAATCTTTATGCATTAGATAATACCTTTGAAGTAAACTCTACTTTTCTAGACTCTGATTCCTGTGGATGGATATCAACCTCTCAAGGATTGATTAAAATATCTGCTGATTATATAAGGAGTCAAAACAATACTCGTCCAAGTTTATATATTTTGTCAATAGCTACACAAGACGGAGATAAAATACATCCCTTATATAATGGTATCATTCCTGAAACTGTTAATACTATTTCTGAATTCAAAATCAAGCATTGTCGCACAATCGAGATTACTTTAAGTAGTTTGGATGACTTCAATTGGAAGAATCTCACATACTCAATTAAAATTAAGGGTACTGAATCCAAATGGAAAGAATGGACCACAAACTCAAAGTTTATACTAAGTGACTTGAATCCTGGTAGATATATTGTTATAGCAAAGGTCCGAAACGTATATGATTTTGAGTCTCCTGAGCTTAAGTTTACTTTTAATATTGTTCCCGATTTCTTTCAAACGAAATTTACTAGGATTTCGTTAATAGTACTTGTTCTTCTGTCATTTCTCTCTTTTTATCAGTGGCGAAATTATAGACATGCATTAGAGCGTTTTAAACTCGAAAGCATTATAAACAGAAGAACAGAAGAATTAGTTAGAGAGAAGGAAAAAACGGACAACCTTCTTGCTAGAGTTTTACCACGTGAAACTGCAAACGAACTGAAAGAAACTGGTAAAGTGACTACCCAGCGGTTTAAAATTGTTACCGTTTTATTTTCAGATATCCAGGGTTTTACGAAAATTACAGATGAGCTAAATCCAGAAAATCTAATCGATCAACTCGATAAGTTTTTTCTTTACTTTGATTCTGTTGTTGAAAAATATCGTATCGAAAAAATTAAAACAATTGGCGATGCCTACATGTGTGCAGGCGGAATCCCTCATAAAAACAGAACAAACCCGGTAGAAGTAGTACTTGCGGCCATTGAAATGCTTTACTTCATGCGTGAAATTAACCGTCAGCATAATCCTGGACAAAATATTTGGGATTTAAGAATAGGAATAGATTCTGGTCCAGTAATAGCAGGCGTTGTAGGTAGAAACAAACTATCATACGATATATGGGGATCAACAGTTAATACTGCATCCCGAATGGAATCCTCTGGGGAGGTAGGTAAAATAAATATTTCGGGTAATACTCATATGCTCGTACAGGATTACTTCTTATGTACTTATAGAGGTAAAATGCCCATAAAGAACAAAGGTGATATTGAAATGTATTTTGTTGACGGCATTAAACCCTCCCTCGCTAGCAATTTGGATTGCTTTAAGCCCAATAACGATTTTCAAATTCAGCTTCAGTTTTTACGATTCGGCGATTTGGAGGAGTTTATTCTTGAAAAACTTGAGAAGGGACTACCAAAAGATTTATATTATCACAATTTAAAGCATACGGTTGACGTTTATACTCAGGTTGAATTGATAGGACGCTCCGAAAATGTAAGCCTAGAGGAGCAACTTTTACTTCAAACGGCAGCACTATTTCATGATGCTGGACACTTAATAGATTATGATACTCACGAAGAAATGGGGGTAAAACTTGCAAGAGAAATACTTCCAGAGTATCAGTACGCTGAAAGACAAATTGAAATAATATCGGATCTAATAATGATAACTAAGCTGCCACCAAAACCAAAAAACTTGTTGGAGGCAATAATGTGCGATGCAGATTTGGACTATCTTGGAAGAACTGATTTTATTCCAGTCTCAAATATGTTGTATAAGGAGTTACATGAACATGGCAAAATTGGAACAATTCAGGAGTGGAATGAGCTACAAATTAAATTTATTGAAAAACATCAATATTTTACTAACACCGCTCGTAAACTTCGAAACGTCAATAAAAACAGCCAACTTGAGAATATTAAGAAATGGATTGAAAAAAATAAATTATAA
- a CDS encoding universal stress protein, with protein MNNLKKTILVPTDFTQVADYALQHAVRVSSVVHEPVTLLHIVDNPNKVAEAQAKMDQLAKETQTKYNILPATIIRLGDIFVDIAKVAVEINSGMVIMGSHRIKDESTLNDSIALKVIQSCKVPFITIQEPPINKRYDEIVFPIDDTAENIEKHSWISYFCDYYVSRFHLIKPNITDPKLLAKVDMNMASARRYLDEKGARYYVYTVTGKKPYAEEVLEMAANIRADLIVIMTTKVSNESTYTVEPHEQYIISNASYIPVMCINPQ; from the coding sequence ATGAACAATTTAAAAAAAACAATATTGGTTCCCACCGATTTTACCCAAGTTGCAGACTATGCCCTTCAGCATGCAGTAAGAGTTTCGTCAGTGGTTCATGAACCTGTAACCCTTTTACATATCGTAGATAATCCCAACAAAGTTGCCGAAGCTCAAGCAAAAATGGATCAACTTGCCAAAGAGACTCAAACTAAATACAATATACTACCAGCAACCATTATACGACTTGGAGATATATTTGTTGATATAGCAAAAGTAGCTGTTGAGATAAACTCAGGTATGGTAATAATGGGTTCACATAGGATTAAGGATGAATCTACACTTAATGACTCAATCGCATTAAAGGTTATACAAAGTTGTAAAGTTCCATTTATCACTATACAAGAGCCTCCTATTAATAAGCGGTATGACGAAATAGTTTTTCCTATTGATGATACTGCTGAGAATATCGAGAAGCATTCATGGATATCATATTTTTGCGATTATTATGTATCACGTTTTCATCTGATTAAACCGAATATCACCGATCCAAAACTTCTTGCAAAGGTTGATATGAACATGGCTTCTGCTCGTAGGTATCTTGATGAGAAGGGAGCAAGGTATTATGTTTACACTGTCACTGGCAAAAAACCATACGCTGAGGAGGTGCTGGAAATGGCAGCGAATATCAGAGCCGATTTGATTGTTATTATGACAACAAAAGTTTCCAACGAATCAACCTATACCGTTGAACCCCATGAGCAGTATATAATTTCCAACGCAAGTTATATTCCTGTAATGTGCATTAATCCTCAATAA
- a CDS encoding non-canonical purine NTP diphosphatase, which produces MSHILRELVFATNNPHKLSEVQHLLGNSFHLLSLLDINFKDEIPEDYDTLEENALQKAQHIYTITKQNCFADDTGLEVEALNGRPGVYSARYAGESKDPKANVQKLLMELKGVENRKARFRTVVALILDGKEHLFEGIVNGQIIESERGADGFGYDPVFLPDGYSSTFAEMNLSQKNKISHRARAIKSLVNFLRNL; this is translated from the coding sequence ATGTCTCATATCTTACGGGAGTTAGTATTTGCCACCAATAATCCTCATAAGTTGTCGGAGGTTCAGCATCTTCTTGGTAATAGTTTTCATCTTTTATCGCTACTAGATATTAATTTCAAAGATGAAATACCAGAGGATTATGATACTCTAGAGGAAAATGCTTTGCAAAAAGCTCAGCATATCTATACTATTACCAAACAGAACTGTTTTGCTGATGATACTGGACTTGAGGTTGAGGCTCTTAATGGAAGACCCGGCGTTTACTCAGCACGCTATGCTGGTGAAAGCAAAGATCCCAAAGCGAATGTTCAAAAACTCCTTATGGAGCTAAAGGGTGTTGAAAATCGAAAAGCCAGATTCAGAACTGTTGTTGCTCTTATATTAGATGGGAAAGAGCATCTTTTTGAGGGCATAGTTAATGGTCAAATAATAGAAAGTGAAAGAGGTGCGGATGGTTTTGGTTACGATCCTGTTTTTTTACCCGATGGTTACTCCTCAACATTTGCTGAAATGAATCTTTCCCAGAAAAATAAGATAAGCCATAGAGCAAGGGCTATAAAATCTTTGGTTAATTTTCTAAGAAATTTATAA
- a CDS encoding universal stress protein, which translates to MDSVKKVVLVPWDFSEGSDNALLHAIQLAAAGENEIMLLHILPRTLIYQFLNQKGSQKEIHDARKRLEAVVEDIYNKYNFRPQTLVLEGHPRKLVKDLITTGDINFNLIVSSKIYNYGKKQYQAPNFLKNMVIKNFTIPFIIIDGPPAHSHYIEIVVPLDHDRKYKETVHWIIYLSKYYKCNINLIKPFIYDEGKKKHMANNIYFTKKMLDGNKIIYGIKTAKKKSDFRDEVFRFAQNIDADLILIMADKYDVYVQNNKQGTTTVPVMCVNPRTRKYQSFY; encoded by the coding sequence ATGGATAGTGTTAAGAAGGTCGTACTTGTACCATGGGACTTCTCGGAGGGCTCTGATAATGCTTTACTTCATGCTATTCAGCTTGCTGCTGCTGGTGAGAATGAAATTATGCTATTGCATATTCTTCCCCGTACATTGATCTATCAATTTCTCAATCAAAAAGGTAGTCAAAAAGAGATACATGATGCCAGAAAGAGACTAGAAGCAGTTGTTGAAGATATATATAATAAATACAACTTTAGACCTCAAACCCTTGTTCTTGAAGGACATCCACGGAAACTTGTTAAGGATCTTATTACAACTGGTGATATTAACTTTAACCTAATTGTATCGTCAAAAATATACAACTACGGTAAAAAGCAGTACCAAGCTCCGAATTTTCTCAAAAACATGGTGATAAAAAATTTCACCATCCCATTTATTATCATTGATGGACCTCCTGCACATAGTCACTATATTGAGATTGTTGTTCCTCTAGATCATGACAGAAAATACAAAGAAACAGTTCATTGGATAATATATCTATCTAAGTATTATAAATGTAACATCAACTTAATAAAACCATTTATTTACGACGAAGGGAAAAAGAAGCACATGGCCAACAACATCTATTTTACAAAAAAGATGCTTGATGGGAACAAAATCATATACGGTATAAAAACGGCAAAGAAAAAAAGCGATTTTCGTGATGAGGTGTTCAGGTTTGCTCAAAATATTGATGCTGATCTTATCCTTATTATGGCCGATAAATATGATGTTTATGTTCAGAACAATAAACAAGGAACAACCACTGTTCCTGTAATGTGTGTAAACCCAAGGACTCGTAAATACCAAAGTTTTTATTAG